ctcatctctaaacatgaccAATTAATCACAATTTTCATTCAGGTCATAATTACACAACCCTAATTTTAAGGTTTCTGGTGTTTATCATATAGAATCAATAACGTACAAAATTATTTTTGGAGTTATTACAGATATGgggaattttttttgcattaacaaagaaaaaaaaaagatctatcTTTCCTTTTTATTTGTAAAACATTGTGAGTGCTCTGGtcatataaggggttaaatggcaagtaCGTTTTCTGGTTCAAAATTATGATGGAAGGGGGGCGATATCATGAACGAAAGTCCAAGGCACGACCTCCTCCGGGGTCATCTAAAGTCGGCTTTACACGtgcccccattgaagtgaatgggatgtgttttgaagcgctcgcgtacacgtgtctgaatgagcggagcgtaaactccttgtgaaggggcccttagagctgTTTAAAGTGACAGCTCCCTCCACagtttcaggctgaggccccatcttGTGGAACCACAAtgggtttttttgctgcagttttttgagccaaactcagcagtggcttgaaaaggaatgggaaatataaaaagaCACCTTCAGACATTTCTCTTacgttaaatccactcctgactttggttcaaaaaactgcagaaaaatgtgcaaaaaataaataaaaatctgcatttccacgacatggggcctcagcctcctgCTCAGGGTAAACTGTAAAGTACTTTCCCTAAAGTCCTGAGCAGGATACATTCAAACCTGCCAGGgcgataaagaggacctttgaccagctccaccaactccaatgcGTTGCATCCCTCCATAGGCGCCTCTCTACTGATCCCAGGGAAGCTGGAATAGAGCATAGTTGTGCTGAAATTAAcataaatgattgctcaggaatggtgggggctagagagaaaaattccaactgctgcaaattcaagctgtcctgcaggctcagggggcaTCAGTGTCAGCGCCAAATATCTGTCGTCATCGGAATGAAACGCTACGGCAGGAGAtccggaggaccccactgctgacacagaaacATTAAGAACCTAGACTGCAGTTTGGCAAAATATATGTGAGTAAGTCAAAATCCTTCTGGGTAAATGAATTCTGGACAGtcgagaccaagatagagcttttcgGTAAAGCCCATAattctactgtttaccgaaaaacagaatgaggcctacaaagaacaCAGTCCAACAGTCACGTATTGtggatggtggctcagtggttagcactgcagccttgcagcgctggagtcctaggttcaaatccaagtaagcataataaagatgttttggggttgttttgctgctgcTGGCACTGAGGGCCTTGACCGTGTGCAAGGCATTGTGAACTCTGAAGATACCAAGGGATTTTGGGTCTCactgtagggcccagtgtcagaaagctgggtttgcgtcctaggtcatgggtcgtccagaaggacaatgaccccaaatataCTTCACAGAGCCCCCAGAAATAAATAGAAACAAAGCGCTGAATAGttctggccagcaatgagtctgcacctaaatcccattgaacacctgtggagagatcctgAAATTGCTGTAGGGTGAAGAGAAGACaccccccaaatatgagagacctggagcaatcTGCAAAGAAGAGGGTCCAAAATTCCAGGCGAGAGGTGCAAGAAGCTGCTTCATGACTATAGGAAGTGATCGATTTCTGTTATTTATTccaaaggttgtgctaccaaataTTAAATTGAGGGTGTCAGGAATCTTGTCCGgatcatttttggagttttgcatgaaattatatatatatattttgcattgcTCCAATACGCATAAAGAAAATAGACATGTGTAGAGCAAAACacgtaattgcaataattttctgggagaaatttttcattttctggaCGGATATCAAGGgcgccaacacttacggccatgactatatatatttttagttcTTTTTCCAGTTTGCTTGTGATCAGACACTACCTTGAATTTTAGATATGGCCTGATCTCTCTCGTCCTCCTTTTCTGCTTTGTCATCAATCCCATAATGTTTCAAGACAGaatcacatgggcagctagagcCAGTACCATCGCTGCCTGCTGGGAGGACaaagtaatgctaggttcacactagcgtttaggTCAGAATGGGGACCACAAAAGACAGAGACCTTGTCAGCTTAAAACgagccatagattataatggggtttgctgggTTTCCGCCTGGTTTCATACTGAAATCAGCaaagggaaaagtcctgcaaggacaattttttaagtggaatctgcTGCCACAGCAAGAGACCATCAGTATACAACCAGGTAGAATGAACTGTCGCCTCCTTCATAACTCTTGAGACAGGAGCCCGTGTCATCATCAGCATTAACAACAGTGGGGTTTTGCCCCCACCCCGCTGAAGTGCATTGTGTGAaacacttaggctgggttcacatcttgcATGGTCTccgcctggggggggggggttaagttccccattccacttcaaaaaatgcagagaaaaggcctagtgcttttctctccacatttttcatgcagaaacccatggaccccaaaaACTATAATGATTtctgaaggtaaccacttttttaagtggattaggtttccattcggggtgtcCCCAGGTGGacacccaaatgcaggtgtgaacctagccttggtATAACATCATCTTATTTGTGTGTTTGATTCAGACTGTTATTACTTAGCAATGTCTCCATTGTGATTATACAGAGATAAAAGACGTAAGAAAAGGAACAGGTGAGAAACTGACACACAGAAACGTTGACATTTGAGCAGACTTTCCCTTTAAGGCCACATCAGGCCCGTCAATgttacattactatatactgatATCATAATAAAGCACTGGGTGGTCAGGCAGAGTCCCTCTTTATATAAAGCTTCTCATCGGTGGACCTTTACATGTGCTAAGAGTCCAGATTTCTGCGTGAAGCTTTTATCACAGTCTGCACCCGTGTGACTTTTAGTATGTTCGGTgagatgtgatttctgagtaaatcCCTGGTCGCAATAAGGAGACGAAAACAACTTCTGTCCGGCGTGAGTCCTCTCATGACAAAGAAGACTGGATTTCAGCAAGAACCGTTTCCCGCATTCGGAACAAGAGAACggtttctcccccgtgtgaatgcGCTCGTGTTTTGTTAGCGTTGCTTTCTGTGCAAAACTTTTGCCACATTGtagacaggaaaatggccgctcccCCGTGTGGGTTCTCTGATGCTCAACTAACTTAGACCtctgggtaaaacatttcccgcagAATGAACATTGCTTCTCTCCGGTGTGAATCCTTTTATGTTcaaccagtttttttttccttatgaaACACTTGCCGCACTCCAGACACGCGAACGGTTTTTCACCGGTGTGAACGCGCTGATGGGCGATGAGCCTCGATCGGAACTTGAAGCTTTTGCCGCAGTCTgaacaagaaaatggcttctgtCCGCTCCTGTGCGGTACCATTACACACTGGGTGCAGTGGTCGCAGCGGGGGGGTTTAGGCGTAGGTACTTGTTCGTTTTTACAATGGTTATGGCCGGCAGGGATTGGAGTCTGTATATCTGGGAGAACGGGAATTTCTGAAGGCTCTTTCTTGAAACTGTCTTCCGTTTCAGGTTCGGGAGCCAAAAGTGGAACTGTATCTGTAGAGAATAaaagaaatactgtatatgtaaatgtTTTGTCCTAGAACGTAACGTATTGTTCTGTGGTATTTTCACCAAAAACTTTCTTTATATGGCATATTTTCTAGGTGTACCACACAAGGTAGATCAAGGAATACTGGCCAAGAACGGCTTCAGGAAAACCAAGAATGGGGCCAGACCGTACTGGCCCCCGATACTGGCGGAGAAGTACATCTCACCAATGGTATATGGCGACACTGCTCAGTGTCTATAATGATTGTGATGGCGAGTTTCCTTACCCTGTGATGAGAACTGCTGCTCGTCCAGGATAATGTTCTTGTACAGATTCTTGTGTTCTTCTACATAATTCCATTCTTCTATAGAGAAGTAGACAGAGACGTCCTGGCAGCGTGCAGGAACCTGAAACGTACAATGATACAGAAATGGTTAAGGCTGTGCGAatatgacttaaagggatcctatcattggagtCCCTttatttctcactaacatgtaggaatagccttaagaaagactatttgtctcctacctttagatgtcttctctgcgccgctgttcggtagaaatccgggttttcgtgtctatgcaaatgagttctctcgcagcactgggggcgggcctcagcgctaaaacagcactggggcgtccccaatgctgcgagagaacgctctagtgacacctccatcttcttctggaatggcctctctctgcgtcttctgccatcctgagtttcaatcttctaggcctcgggcagagccaacgaCGCATACCagcggccaaaagaaaatggccgcttactcagtaagctgtgtaagcagccattttcatgtggcccgggcatgtgtagtcggctctgcccgaggcctagaagattgaaacccaggacaagtAGACATAGGGAGAGGGCGTTTCAGAAGAGAAAAAGAGTTttctcccccagtgctgtgagagaattcatttgcatacagaagaaaaccaagatttctatcgaacggcggcgcggagaagacatctaaaggtaggagaagaatagcctttcttaaggctattccgacatggtacccaggaaaaaagggaatccaatgataggatccctttaaatcatacATTTAATTGAACTGCCTTTAGGACTATTATTTTAGGACATTCCCTTTATATGCCACAGAATTTTGGTTTTGCCAATTGATGTTTCAGCAATCCTGACTAGACAGCGTAGAAAGCTAAACATCCTTGTGCCGTATGCAGTGTCAGGCTGGCTGGCACGGATACAAGATAAGAGATGAGAGCAAGTTCACATGAATTAATGGAATAGACTTCGGTTATTTTGCGATTTATTGCCCAGCTCTATTAAAAATATAAACGAGTTTCTACTTGAATTTATATTTTACAGATAAAAATATTACAATAGATATCTTGCAGATGGTTAGCACCGTGGTCTTGCAGAGGTTTGGGTCCTGGGAtcgaatctgaccaaggacaacatctgcagagtttgtatgttctcctcgtattTGGTGGGTttcattttgatgcagttttatcCGACTGCTCTTTTTAGGGGCTGAGGGATAATCTATGTCTGATTGGTGGGTTCATGTCCGCTTATTGGGTGACCATTCAGTCTCCAAAAAAGTTGTGAGGACAGTTCTCACCTCCCCTGTCAGCAGCTGAATGATCTGGTTGGTCAGCTGAAGGATCTTCTCATTACAGTTTTCAGTTTTTATGGGGGGACATGGAGACGTCATGATGAGCTCCTTAGATATGACCGCTCCTATTGACCCATGGGGGCCGCTGGATGTCACGTGATCAccagaggtcttcttcactactgtataATCCTGTGCAGAGAGAGGACAATGGGCGACAAAGACAATAACACCCCGGTAACAGTGTTACTATTAGGAGTAAGACAGTGGCACTGACATGagcagtgacgtcactcacttctcCGGTCAGGAGGACCATGATCTCCAGGGTGAGGCTTAATATCCTGTCAGTCATGTAAATGCTGTTATCATCCATGGAAGTCATTCTGAGAAAAGGCGACAGTCCTGAGGAGCCGGACCTAGAAAAGCGAGAGAGAAGTGTCACAAGAAGAAAATTCATTACTGATGACCCCCAAAAACACATTTACAGAGGGTGTtctaaaatattgatcaatgtgataagttatcaatatcagatcaattgAGATCCCACATCAGCATCTCCATGGGACAGCtgtctgaagagactgcagcactcaGATGGGCGATACGATCTCTACGCTACTTACTGAGCACAAcaatgtatattatacagcaaCTGTGCCTGGTATTATAACTCAGCCCCATTTGGGACAGAGCTGCAAATGGACCATGTGATATGAGCAACAGTGCTCACCAACACACTACTGCTGCTCaccaagcagctgatctgtggggatccaagGGGTCAGATCTCCCACGGACCTATGACCTGGTCCGACACCGGGGACCCCACAGTTCAGCTGAATGAAGAGGTTGCAGCATTAAGGTGAGtgccaagcacagcactgtacatcgcctagtggctgtgcttggtattgccgcTCAGCCTTCTGtactttaatgggactgagctgtgtagCTTGGCATTTGTGGGTGCTGCATCTTTGAAGCAGAGACTAACTCTGCCTCTCCTTTATGCAACTCTAACTCACCAGGTTTGATGTGGATATACCATAGCAGGCGGCGGGCGCTGCCTCATACTAACAGTTGCagagggcagcgccacctactggatcctcaGCACACCAGGCAGCACCTGATTTTACCAACTCCGTTCTAGCATCAATGGCCAATAATATCATCTGCACAGGCAGGAGGCTGCAGCATTGTGgcctcttcatacagctgatcagcaggggtcctggggGGGGGATAACATACTGACGACTTATCCCAAAGACAAGTCATCAAGACAtcaatccccccaaaaaaaacagttTGAGGCTTCACTTGGGCATTTACAGTCTGGAGAAGagaagcatcatagataactattataTTGTGAGTCCAGGTCCCTGTAAACCATAAATAAATCAGGGTGTcagtgcatgctgggacttgtagtctcaGGGTGAGGATTATTGGAACTACATAACTAGATCATAACCTATGCAGCAGTAGGATTACAGCTCCTGAGGATTTGCACTAGAATCACTGACATTATCCAttctcccatagaaaagcatgtaGAATCCTCACAGCTGTTCCTGGTAATGGCGACCCGGGCCTCCACACTGCTCCCTGCTGGTAGTTCACCCGGTAAGAAGGGTCTCCGGTGTAAGACCTCCGCCGCCCGCTCCACGACCCATCTCATAATACGGCATCTCCGAGCTCAACCACAGAGCACCGCTCCAGGAGAGCGCAATGACTGCGGGGGAGATGACGTCATGACTCTGAGACAGACAGGCATGCTAGAACTCCTGACAGATTGTCTCGTGACGTCATCGCTATGAGACGAAAGTAAAACGTACAGTGCTTGTATTTGTTGGAAACTAATAAAGTTTGACGTGGTACGTCGTCTGTAGCAGGTGTTGCCCTTAGAGACCAATCACaaggctgctttcatttcttataATGCTCATAAAAAATGAAAGCTaggatgtgattggttgctaaggTCAACAGATCAAACTTTATTTATAACGGAGTTTTCCAACACTATACAGCTCTATGACTCTTTCATTGACCaacagctgtatacacagcaccagGAAGATTTCAAGGAATTTTCCAGGATTCCTTAGGATAAGCTATCAATATGGGAATGGCAGGGGGTCCGCCACCCCTAATGCGGCTTCTACTTCACCTGAGCCAAGCAAAGccgctatacaatgtacggcgctgtgcatGGTATACAGTGAGGAGGCGACAGTGCTTTTAACCCCTTGCTGACgtccgtactattatggcgcatgttGGCACTTTATATATGGCGGCTGCTTAGCGTCCACTATGAACGTggacattaaccctttagatgccttgGTTAAATCTGATTGAGGCCTCTATTAATGAGCAGTGTATGCATTTGAGACAGTCTCAGTCCTCCAGAACGAGATCCGGAAAGGCGATCtgctgccatgacagccaggacacCACTGAAGGACCCCAGACTTGTATTCAGTATGGTTGAATGGATTTTACAATAGCATTGTAGCATATAGTACTGATGATCCGACCCCTACGGTAGtccaaaaataaaatggaaaaattcTAAACcaacattaggtgtccctgtgtctgataaCGCCTGAACTACAAACAGATCAAAGTAGTTTTCCCATAGAGTGAATGCCatagctggagaaaaaaaaagtacatcctatgggatatgaaatgctATCATTAagaagtacaatctgtcccgcaaaagaaataatgcttggttcacatcagtgttcatattccatccgggggagtccgcatgggaccccgaacggaatacagaacgcaactgcaagcgctgtgcaatgaaagcacacggaccccatagagtataatggggtccatatgcttgctgcacactgccggcacgaatcatgcggacaggaaagtagattgtgaattactttcctgtccacataatctgtgtggagatctggcggcaagcacacggaccccattgtagtctgatagatagatagattagatagataggagatagatagatagatagatagatagatagatagatagatagatagatagatatccacctggctcaccctaccaatttttggaccactttgcttcttggcttccccactttttatccagtgacattcctaccctcatcatgggtgactttaacatccctattgccccccctcactccccggctgcctcacagtttctctcattaaccacttctcttggtctctcacaatgttcttcttccgccacacatatagacggtaacacgattgatctagtcttccatcgactcctcacagtctctaaattttctaactcttctctgccgctttctgaccacaatcttctatctctcaccatcagtgctctctccccttcacaagacgcccctatccatcacacatataggaacttgcgtgcta
This genomic stretch from Leptodactylus fuscus isolate aLepFus1 chromosome 4, aLepFus1.hap2, whole genome shotgun sequence harbors:
- the LOC142199946 gene encoding oocyte zinc finger protein XlCOF8.4-like isoform X2, translating into MTSMDDNSIYMTDRILSLTLEIMVLLTGEDYTVVKKTSGDHVTSSGPHGSIGAVISKELIMTSPCPPIKTENCNEKILQLTNQIIQLLTGEVPARCQDVSVYFSIEEWNYVEEHKNLYKNIILDEQQFSSQDTVPLLAPEPETEDSFKKEPSEIPVLPDIQTPIPAGHNHCKNEQVPTPKPPRCDHCTQCVMVPHRSGQKPFSCSDCGKSFKFRSRLIAHQRVHTGEKPFACLECGKCFIRKKKLVEHKRIHTGEKQCSFCGKCFTQRSKLVEHQRTHTGERPFSCLQCGKSFAQKATLTKHERIHTGEKPFSCSECGKRFLLKSSLLCHERTHAGQKLFSSPYCDQGFTQKSHLTEHTKSHTGADCDKSFTQKSGLLAHVKVHR
- the LOC142199946 gene encoding oocyte zinc finger protein XlCOF8.4-like isoform X1, which translates into the protein MTSMDDNSIYMTDRILSLTLEIMVLLTGEVSDVTAHDYTVVKKTSGDHVTSSGPHGSIGAVISKELIMTSPCPPIKTENCNEKILQLTNQIIQLLTGEVPARCQDVSVYFSIEEWNYVEEHKNLYKNIILDEQQFSSQDTVPLLAPEPETEDSFKKEPSEIPVLPDIQTPIPAGHNHCKNEQVPTPKPPRCDHCTQCVMVPHRSGQKPFSCSDCGKSFKFRSRLIAHQRVHTGEKPFACLECGKCFIRKKKLVEHKRIHTGEKQCSFCGKCFTQRSKLVEHQRTHTGERPFSCLQCGKSFAQKATLTKHERIHTGEKPFSCSECGKRFLLKSSLLCHERTHAGQKLFSSPYCDQGFTQKSHLTEHTKSHTGADCDKSFTQKSGLLAHVKVHR